The Chitinophaga sp. H8 genome contains a region encoding:
- the coaD gene encoding pantetheine-phosphate adenylyltransferase produces MSRICLFPGTFDPITLGHTDIIDRALDLFDELVIGIGINNSKVPMFAVEQRIAWIQEIYKDQPKIKAASYEGLTVNYCKKIGARFILRGIRYVNDFEYEKTIADANRMMDRTIETIFLACTPQYSSIASTLVRDIYRNGGDVTQFLPAAVLRTLKEQQ; encoded by the coding sequence ATGTCTCGTATTTGTTTATTCCCAGGCACATTTGATCCTATTACTTTAGGGCATACTGATATCATTGACCGGGCACTGGATCTGTTTGATGAACTGGTTATCGGGATTGGTATTAATAACAGTAAGGTACCTATGTTTGCGGTGGAGCAAAGAATAGCATGGATCCAGGAAATTTATAAAGATCAGCCCAAGATAAAAGCAGCGTCTTATGAAGGGTTGACAGTTAATTATTGTAAGAAGATCGGGGCCCGTTTTATCCTGAGGGGAATACGTTATGTGAATGATTTTGAGTATGAAAAAACGATAGCGGATGCCAACAGGATGATGGATAGAACAATTGAGACTATCTTTTTGGCTTGTACCCCTCAATATTCTTCGATTGCTTCCACATTGGTAAGGGATATTTACCGTAATGGAGGAGATGTAACACAGTTTTTACCAGCAGCAGTTTTACGTACATTAAAGGAACAGCAATAA
- the pyrE gene encoding orotate phosphoribosyltransferase translates to MNTVSEKQVAERLLQVQAVKLSPAEPFTWASGWKSPIYCDNRKVLSFPYVRDYIKSELSNMVYETFPEAAIIAGVATAGIPHGALVADQLKLPFIYVRSKPKEHGMGNQIEGVLQPGQPVVVIEDLISTGKSSLEAVQAIRAAGGEVIGLVSIFNYGFDVAVKAFAAAGVPFYSLSNYSAMIALAVEKGMVTAGEEAALQAWRSAPDQWGK, encoded by the coding sequence ATGAATACAGTCAGTGAAAAACAAGTTGCAGAAAGATTGCTGCAGGTGCAGGCCGTAAAATTAAGTCCTGCTGAGCCTTTTACATGGGCCTCCGGTTGGAAATCGCCTATTTATTGCGACAACCGTAAAGTATTGTCTTTTCCTTATGTACGCGACTATATTAAATCGGAACTGAGCAATATGGTATATGAAACGTTTCCTGAAGCTGCTATAATAGCGGGAGTTGCTACTGCAGGCATACCGCATGGTGCCCTGGTAGCCGATCAGCTGAAACTGCCTTTTATTTATGTTCGTTCCAAGCCGAAAGAGCATGGAATGGGCAACCAGATTGAAGGGGTACTTCAACCAGGCCAGCCGGTGGTTGTAATAGAGGACCTGATATCAACAGGGAAAAGCAGTCTGGAAGCGGTACAGGCTATCCGTGCAGCAGGAGGAGAAGTGATAGGCCTGGTGTCTATATTCAATTACGGTTTTGATGTGGCAGTAAAAGCTTTTGCAGCAGCAGGCGTACCGTTTTATTCTTTGAGTAATTATAGTGCTATGATAGCCCTGGCTGTAGAAAAAGGCATGGTTACTGCAGGGGAAGAAGCTGCCCTTCAGGCATGGAGAAGTGCGCCTGATCAATGGGGGAAATAG
- a CDS encoding heavy-metal-associated domain-containing protein, producing MRIVKLVLLMMLGSIGVTMAQSKKGTLVTAKISTPTVQCESCKNRIERFMQKEEGVQSTKVDYKKHITTVKFYSDRTNIENVKAAIANVGYDADNVTANTESYEKLPLCCKKPEDGGGMEKKQ from the coding sequence ATGCGTATTGTTAAGTTAGTATTGCTGATGATGCTGGGTAGCATTGGTGTTACAATGGCTCAGAGCAAAAAGGGGACCCTTGTTACGGCTAAAATAAGCACACCTACGGTACAATGTGAATCCTGCAAAAACCGGATAGAGCGGTTTATGCAAAAGGAGGAAGGTGTACAATCCACCAAAGTGGATTATAAAAAGCACATTACAACGGTGAAATTTTATAGTGACCGTACCAATATAGAAAATGTAAAGGCAGCTATTGCCAATGTGGGATATGATGCAGATAATGTAACTGCCAATACAGAATCTTATGAAAAGCTGCCATTATGTTGTAAAAAGCCTGAAGATGGCGGCGGAATGGAAAAAAAGCAATAA
- a CDS encoding MATE family efflux transporter — MILEVTNRQIIKIAAPICLALVLPQINHMTNMAFLGRLGELELAANGIAGIYYLVMYMIAYGLNNGLEVLIARRAGQQNHMGIGQLFSNGLSLGIMFALAGILITLSLAPYFFSKSLHDHTIYEAATAFIRIRIWGLLPLMLLGMANAFYIGTGHSKVLAVTAICQEFMNIFFDYTLIFGKWGFPAMGLNGAAYASVIAETTGLIVAYSIIYTRGYSKRFQLFAFLKPNWQISRSILAVSTPLIVQFLFSIGSWFVFFIFIEHLGQRPLAISNMLRSVFGFFGIFTWALAATCNTMVSNVIGQGKSEQVFRVIRKTVTFNIICAAVVCILINLFPDVLLHIYTNDAELIREAIPSIRIITLSTLLMAIAAVVFNGVTGTGDTRVNLLIEFMAVIGYLIYCDIVIERWHSPLHLAWGADFIYWTIILALCIWYLRSGKWKGKNI; from the coding sequence ATGATACTGGAAGTAACAAACAGGCAGATTATAAAAATAGCGGCCCCCATATGCCTGGCATTGGTACTGCCGCAAATTAACCATATGACCAATATGGCCTTTCTCGGCCGGTTGGGCGAACTGGAGCTGGCAGCAAATGGTATTGCGGGGATCTACTACCTGGTGATGTATATGATTGCCTACGGACTTAACAACGGGCTGGAAGTATTGATTGCACGCCGCGCCGGGCAGCAGAACCACATGGGTATAGGGCAGTTGTTTTCAAACGGCCTCTCGCTGGGTATTATGTTTGCCCTGGCGGGTATTCTTATCACTCTTTCCCTGGCGCCATACTTTTTTTCCAAAAGCCTGCATGATCATACCATTTACGAGGCGGCAACCGCGTTCATCCGTATACGTATATGGGGACTGTTACCATTAATGCTCCTGGGGATGGCTAATGCTTTTTACATCGGTACCGGCCACTCTAAAGTGTTGGCAGTTACGGCTATATGTCAGGAATTCATGAACATCTTCTTTGATTATACCCTGATATTTGGTAAATGGGGATTTCCCGCCATGGGTCTGAATGGTGCGGCATATGCTTCTGTTATTGCTGAAACGACCGGACTGATCGTAGCCTATAGCATTATTTATACCAGGGGATACAGTAAACGATTCCAGCTCTTCGCTTTCCTGAAACCCAACTGGCAGATCTCCAGGAGTATCCTGGCGGTTTCCACCCCGCTGATTGTCCAGTTTTTGTTCAGCATAGGCAGCTGGTTTGTATTCTTTATATTTATTGAACACCTGGGGCAACGGCCACTGGCCATTTCCAATATGCTGCGCAGTGTGTTTGGTTTCTTTGGGATTTTTACCTGGGCATTAGCGGCTACCTGCAATACCATGGTCAGCAATGTAATAGGTCAGGGTAAGTCAGAACAGGTTTTCAGGGTCATCCGCAAAACAGTTACCTTCAATATCATCTGCGCTGCAGTAGTATGTATATTAATCAACCTGTTCCCGGATGTATTATTACATATTTATACCAATGATGCGGAATTGATCCGGGAAGCCATTCCTTCTATCCGTATTATTACCCTCAGTACACTGCTGATGGCTATTGCTGCGGTGGTATTCAATGGCGTTACCGGTACCGGAGATACCCGCGTCAATCTGCTGATAGAGTTTATGGCGGTAATAGGATACCTGATATATTGTGATATAGTGATCGAACGCTGGCATAGCCCGCTTCATCTGGCCTGGGGGGCTGACTTTATTTATTGGACTATCATACTGGCCTTGTGTATCTGGTATCTGCGAAGCGGGAAATGGAAAGGGAAAAATATCTGA
- a CDS encoding WbqC family protein, which yields MSVDEKSGTLLIESQYFPPISYYKTLIKHNVLQIEIYEHYQKLSYRNRTYIAGPNGRMLLSVPLTKGKNQRTVMKDVRISNEENWQGLHWKTIISAYRRSPWFEYYEDDLQKLYEKPYSFLLDWNMACFEWANQTLGISYDITTTESFIMKYDTVPDITDAREHIRPTNLVPPSHDLQGPYTQVFQERVGFLSDLSILDLLFCEGKHALEVIKK from the coding sequence ATGTCAGTTGATGAAAAATCAGGAACTTTATTAATTGAATCTCAATATTTTCCACCAATCTCTTACTACAAGACTTTAATTAAACACAATGTATTACAGATCGAGATATATGAGCACTACCAAAAGCTTAGTTATCGTAACCGTACATACATCGCCGGACCAAATGGGAGAATGTTGCTGAGTGTGCCATTAACGAAAGGAAAAAATCAGCGAACCGTGATGAAGGACGTTAGGATAAGCAATGAAGAAAATTGGCAGGGGCTGCATTGGAAGACAATTATTTCTGCTTACCGGCGGTCTCCCTGGTTTGAGTATTATGAGGATGATTTGCAAAAGTTGTATGAAAAGCCTTATAGTTTTTTGTTGGATTGGAATATGGCTTGCTTTGAATGGGCTAACCAAACGTTAGGGATTTCCTATGATATTACAACCACAGAGAGTTTTATTATGAAATATGATACTGTTCCGGATATAACTGACGCACGTGAGCATATCCGGCCTACAAATCTTGTGCCCCCCAGCCATGACCTGCAAGGTCCTTATACTCAAGTGTTTCAGGAAAGAGTTGGGTTTTTGTCTGACCTGAGTATCCTGGATCTGCTTTTTTGTGAAGGGAAGCATGCACTGGAAGTGATTAAAAAGTAA
- a CDS encoding DUF3822 family protein, with translation MAYNIHPSYAVDDATLLETDLTTCHLLVLIGKGTFSYAVFDPAIQKFLALKSYSYQPQKMAVADLEMIEQVFDVDKLLLTAFKSVLLAFDTPECSLIPETHYVPRLKKDYLHAVHQEKLQEAVLADTMPALSIVNVFAVDKDLLGFLRKEFSTDRIIHAHTALLQSYPMDLDYQSGDGVAFVEVQRNRFTLTVYTSGNLLIQQQHEYQEGLDIVYHLVNTLRQLGVDEQKIKVKLSGALATDSQVYQEVFKFIPRLEWTQRLSGFKYITQMQEIPGYYFHNLYALALCV, from the coding sequence GTGGCTTATAACATTCATCCATCGTATGCGGTAGATGATGCAACATTGCTGGAAACGGACCTGACCACCTGTCATTTATTGGTTTTGATAGGGAAGGGCACTTTTAGCTATGCGGTATTTGATCCTGCTATACAAAAATTCCTGGCATTGAAATCATACAGCTACCAGCCTCAGAAAATGGCAGTTGCTGATCTGGAAATGATAGAGCAGGTTTTTGATGTAGATAAGTTGTTACTGACTGCTTTTAAGTCAGTATTGCTGGCATTTGATACACCGGAATGTTCACTGATTCCGGAAACGCATTACGTACCCCGGTTAAAGAAGGATTATCTGCATGCAGTACATCAGGAGAAGTTGCAGGAGGCGGTGCTGGCAGATACAATGCCGGCATTATCCATTGTGAATGTATTTGCTGTAGATAAGGACCTGCTGGGTTTTTTACGGAAAGAGTTTTCAACAGACCGTATTATCCATGCACATACTGCCTTGCTGCAATCTTACCCGATGGACCTGGATTATCAAAGTGGAGACGGCGTAGCTTTTGTGGAAGTGCAGCGTAACCGGTTTACACTTACTGTCTATACTTCAGGTAATTTATTGATACAACAGCAACACGAATACCAGGAAGGGCTGGATATAGTATATCATCTGGTGAATACCTTACGCCAGCTTGGAGTAGATGAGCAAAAGATAAAAGTAAAATTGTCCGGTGCTCTGGCAACGGATTCCCAGGTGTATCAGGAAGTGTTCAAGTTTATCCCGCGGCTTGAATGGACACAACGTTTGTCCGGGTTTAAATATATTACCCAGATGCAGGAAATACCAGGATATTATTTTCACAATTTATATGCTTTAGCGTTATGCGTGTAA
- a CDS encoding LEA type 2 family protein, with protein sequence MRNIRLLVLVLITWGTMSACEKMKDLEFVNVAGFSFDEMGFSKSIVRMTLAYYNPNNFNLKLKDANFDLFFDDTQVGHSIQDTLIYIPAKDTFYFPVKLEVNMENVLKNAWSALANKEVTIKATGNCKVGKGGVFLPFPIKCETKQALKFF encoded by the coding sequence ATGAGAAATATCCGTTTGTTAGTTTTGGTACTTATTACCTGGGGGACGATGAGCGCCTGTGAAAAAATGAAGGATCTGGAATTTGTAAACGTAGCAGGATTTAGCTTTGATGAAATGGGGTTCTCAAAAAGTATCGTGCGGATGACCCTGGCATATTACAATCCTAATAATTTTAATCTTAAACTGAAGGATGCCAATTTTGACCTTTTCTTTGATGATACACAAGTTGGGCATTCTATTCAGGACACCCTCATTTATATACCCGCGAAAGACACTTTTTACTTTCCTGTAAAACTGGAGGTAAATATGGAAAATGTGCTTAAAAATGCCTGGAGCGCTTTAGCTAATAAAGAGGTGACCATTAAAGCTACCGGCAATTGTAAAGTAGGCAAAGGAGGGGTTTTCCTCCCTTTCCCTATCAAATGTGAAACCAAACAGGCCCTGAAGTTCTTTTAA
- a CDS encoding NUDIX hydrolase, which produces MQENIVIYLNERPLILCATPQVIPAAYEDADMFTSPDPVTIRETLQKLEEDQLPAAVFIQADVARLFKLVEKNFTTLVAAGGLITNQEGDILLMFRRGKWDLPKGKQDDGESLETCAVREVSEETGLHHITLEHKIIETFHYYPMKGKKVLKHTYWYKMAFTGTELTVPQIEEDIMDIQWIKPENIAKYLKFSYQNIIDVFKQEGYNV; this is translated from the coding sequence ATGCAAGAAAATATAGTTATTTATCTCAACGAAAGACCACTTATCCTTTGTGCTACTCCGCAGGTAATACCAGCAGCGTACGAAGATGCAGATATGTTTACCTCCCCTGATCCTGTAACGATCAGGGAAACGCTTCAAAAACTGGAAGAGGACCAGTTACCTGCTGCTGTATTTATACAAGCAGATGTAGCACGCCTCTTTAAACTGGTAGAGAAAAATTTCACCACGCTGGTGGCAGCAGGGGGGCTGATTACTAACCAGGAGGGTGATATCCTGCTAATGTTCCGCCGGGGTAAATGGGATTTACCTAAAGGCAAACAGGATGATGGGGAAAGCCTGGAAACCTGTGCTGTACGTGAGGTGTCAGAAGAAACAGGACTACATCATATCACGCTTGAGCATAAGATCATTGAAACATTTCACTACTATCCCATGAAAGGGAAAAAAGTATTGAAGCATACCTATTGGTATAAAATGGCTTTTACCGGCACAGAACTCACCGTACCTCAGATTGAAGAAGATATCATGGATATTCAATGGATAAAACCGGAGAATATCGCTAAATACCTGAAATTCTCTTACCAGAATATCATAGACGTATTTAAACAGGAAGGGTATAACGTATAA
- a CDS encoding hotdog fold thioesterase produces MKTIWHSLDISLDQLNEIGKGTMGEYLGMEFTEIGPDYIRMMMPVDHRTRQPYGLLHGGASAALAETVGSIASALIIDQEKQICVGMEINANHVRGVRNGYVHAIAKPLHIGATSHVWDIRITDDDHKLVCVSRLTMAILAKR; encoded by the coding sequence ATGAAAACAATCTGGCATTCTCTGGATATATCATTGGACCAGTTGAATGAAATAGGCAAAGGTACAATGGGCGAATACCTTGGAATGGAATTTACAGAAATCGGACCGGACTATATCCGCATGATGATGCCGGTAGACCACCGGACCAGGCAGCCCTACGGACTATTACATGGAGGTGCTTCTGCTGCCCTGGCAGAAACAGTTGGTAGCATCGCTTCCGCCCTGATCATTGATCAGGAGAAGCAAATTTGTGTAGGAATGGAAATTAATGCCAACCATGTACGGGGTGTAAGAAATGGTTATGTGCATGCTATCGCCAAGCCATTGCATATTGGTGCTACTTCACATGTATGGGATATCCGCATTACAGATGATGACCATAAACTGGTATGTGTAAGCCGCTTAACAATGGCTATACTGGCGAAGCGATAA
- a CDS encoding RsmD family RNA methyltransferase yields the protein MRVIGGEYGGRRFQPPANMPHTRPTTDIAKTGLFNVIENNLDIATLKTLDIFGGTGSISYELASRGATDLTIVEKDPAMANYISKTAEAMGIGLKLFRMDVFKYLQQCTEKFNFIFAGPPYALETIDQLPLIVFERELLNPEGWFVLEHTPRNNYKEYPYYRTEKKYGTTIFSLFINREALKK from the coding sequence ATGCGTGTAATCGGAGGAGAATATGGAGGACGACGCTTTCAGCCGCCTGCAAATATGCCGCACACCAGGCCCACAACAGATATTGCAAAAACAGGATTGTTTAATGTTATTGAAAACAATCTGGACATTGCCACGCTGAAAACCCTGGATATTTTTGGGGGAACAGGAAGTATCAGTTATGAACTGGCATCCAGGGGAGCAACAGATCTTACCATTGTGGAGAAAGACCCGGCTATGGCTAATTATATATCAAAAACTGCGGAGGCTATGGGAATAGGGCTGAAATTGTTCCGCATGGATGTATTTAAGTATTTGCAGCAGTGTACAGAAAAATTTAATTTTATTTTTGCAGGACCTCCCTATGCCCTGGAAACTATTGATCAACTACCCTTAATCGTCTTTGAGCGGGAGTTACTGAATCCGGAAGGATGGTTTGTATTAGAACATACTCCCCGCAATAATTACAAAGAATATCCCTATTACCGAACAGAAAAGAAATACGGTACCACTATATTTTCCCTGTTTATTAACCGGGAAGCATTGAAGAAATAG